The following coding sequences lie in one Cupriavidus sp. WKF15 genomic window:
- a CDS encoding SPOR domain-containing protein, translating to MGLLSLFSSRKGNDPAPERTRRQRTDPGAGIASSRRLAEEYADDTLDPEFPQKQRARRRLIGAVVLVVAAVIVLPIIFETKPRPVSEDVSVKVAGGQGTQKPKVEARKADPLPPAPQSQQARGDSAEALDAGEELVSTPAKPAAVADKPAARAETRPAESKTADAKQQGSGKYLILIGAFSSEERAKNWLAKLKASKVPAYVEKKVLADGERILLRAGPFSDRDAADAADKRVRAAGLTSKVVEQ from the coding sequence ATGGGCCTGCTTTCGCTGTTTTCTTCCCGCAAGGGCAACGACCCGGCACCCGAGCGTACGCGCCGCCAGCGTACCGACCCTGGTGCGGGCATCGCCTCGTCGCGCCGGCTGGCGGAGGAATATGCCGATGACACGCTGGATCCAGAATTCCCCCAGAAGCAGCGCGCACGCCGCCGCCTGATCGGCGCCGTGGTGCTGGTGGTGGCCGCGGTCATCGTGCTGCCGATCATCTTTGAGACCAAGCCGCGTCCGGTGTCCGAGGACGTGTCGGTCAAGGTGGCGGGCGGGCAGGGCACGCAGAAGCCGAAGGTCGAGGCGCGCAAGGCGGATCCTCTGCCGCCGGCCCCGCAGTCCCAGCAGGCCCGCGGCGACAGCGCCGAAGCGCTCGATGCCGGCGAGGAACTGGTGAGCACGCCGGCCAAGCCTGCCGCCGTGGCGGACAAGCCCGCTGCCCGCGCGGAAACCAGGCCCGCCGAGAGCAAGACGGCGGATGCCAAGCAGCAAGGCAGCGGCAAGTACCTGATCCTGATCGGCGCCTTCTCTTCGGAAGAGCGGGCGAAGAACTGGCTGGCCAAGCTCAAGGCGAGCAAGGTGCCGGCGTATGTGGAAAAGAAAGTCCTGGCCGATGGCGAGCGTATCCTGCTGCGCGCGGGCCCCTTCAGTGACCGCGATGCCGCCGATGCCGCCGACAAGCGCGTGCGCGCGGCCGGTCTGACTTCGAAGGTGGTGGAACAGTGA
- a CDS encoding CvpA family protein has protein sequence MQPTFFDYAVVFILLASGLIGVLRGLVREVLSLMGWVVAFWVAYRFGGVAAGWMPQSLPGGEIARHALGFVTLLIGTVIGAALAGTVIGQLLESTGLKPADRGLGLVFGLLRGALLVMLLVTLAGLTKLPEEEFWRDAVSRPYVMQAMESLKPWLPPELAKYVKT, from the coding sequence ATGCAGCCGACTTTCTTCGACTACGCTGTCGTCTTCATCCTGCTCGCTTCCGGCCTGATCGGCGTGCTGCGCGGACTGGTCCGCGAGGTGCTGTCGCTGATGGGCTGGGTCGTGGCGTTCTGGGTTGCCTACCGTTTCGGCGGCGTGGCCGCCGGCTGGATGCCGCAGTCGCTGCCCGGCGGCGAGATCGCGCGTCATGCGCTCGGTTTCGTCACCTTGCTGATCGGCACCGTGATCGGTGCGGCGCTGGCGGGCACGGTGATCGGCCAGTTGCTGGAAAGCACCGGGCTGAAGCCGGCGGACCGCGGACTGGGGCTGGTGTTCGGGCTGCTGCGTGGCGCGCTGCTCGTGATGCTGCTGGTGACGCTGGCCGGATTGACGAAATTGCCGGAAGAGGAATTCTGGCGCGACGCGGTGAGCCGCCCCTATGTGATGCAGGCCATGGAATCGCTCAAGCCATGGCTGCCACCGGAGCTGGCGAAATACGTCAAGACATGA
- the purF gene encoding amidophosphoribosyltransferase → MCGIVGVVSTSPVNQLIYDSLLLLQHRGQDAAGIATANGSTFHMHKANGLVRDVFRTRNMRGLPGTAGIGQVRYPTAGSASSEEEAQPFYVNAPYGIILAHNGNLTNWQQLREEMFRRDRRHINTHSDTEVLLNVLADELQRASHGMALDPETIFTAVAGMHRRVKGSYAIAAQIADYGMLAVRDPFGIRPLCLGSIDTPTGKEWMVASESVALEGIGYRMERDVAPGEAIFIDLDGKLYSKQCADNPELTPCIFEYVYLARPDSCIDGVPVYDARLRMGDYLAEKIRQEVSAGDIDVVMPIPDSSRPAAMQVANRLGVGYREGFFKNRYVGRTFIMPGQAVRKKSVRQKLNAMGVEFKGKNVLIVDDSIVRGTTSFEIVQMARDAGANKVIFASAAPPVKYPNVYGIDMPTRSELVAHGRTHEEIAKIIGADKLVYQDVEAMKQAVRDINPALKDFDASCFDGRYITGDIDEAYLERLETARSQADREGTGDMERSQLHLQRSGGNE, encoded by the coding sequence ATGTGCGGTATCGTCGGCGTGGTCTCAACCTCGCCTGTCAACCAACTGATTTACGACAGCCTGCTGTTGTTGCAACACCGCGGACAGGATGCTGCCGGCATCGCCACCGCCAACGGCAGTACCTTCCACATGCACAAGGCCAACGGCCTCGTGCGCGACGTGTTCCGCACGCGCAATATGCGTGGCCTGCCGGGCACGGCCGGCATCGGCCAGGTGCGCTACCCGACTGCGGGCTCGGCCTCCAGCGAGGAAGAGGCGCAGCCGTTCTACGTCAACGCGCCGTACGGCATCATCCTGGCGCACAACGGCAACCTGACCAACTGGCAGCAGCTGCGCGAAGAAATGTTCCGCCGCGATCGCCGCCACATCAACACGCACTCCGACACCGAAGTGCTGCTGAACGTGCTGGCTGACGAGCTGCAACGTGCCAGCCACGGCATGGCGCTTGATCCCGAAACGATCTTCACCGCCGTGGCCGGCATGCACCGCCGCGTGAAGGGTTCGTACGCGATTGCCGCGCAGATCGCCGACTATGGCATGCTGGCCGTGCGCGACCCGTTCGGCATCCGTCCGCTGTGCCTGGGCAGCATCGATACGCCCACCGGCAAGGAGTGGATGGTGGCGTCGGAGTCGGTGGCGCTCGAAGGCATCGGCTACCGCATGGAACGCGACGTCGCGCCGGGCGAGGCTATCTTCATCGACCTGGACGGCAAGCTGTACAGCAAGCAGTGCGCCGACAATCCGGAGCTCACGCCCTGCATTTTCGAGTACGTCTACCTGGCGCGCCCGGATTCATGCATCGATGGCGTGCCCGTCTATGATGCCCGCCTGCGCATGGGCGATTACCTGGCCGAGAAGATCCGCCAGGAAGTATCGGCCGGCGACATCGACGTGGTCATGCCGATTCCCGATTCCAGCCGCCCGGCGGCCATGCAGGTGGCCAACCGTCTGGGCGTGGGCTACCGCGAGGGCTTCTTCAAGAACCGCTACGTGGGCCGCACCTTCATCATGCCGGGCCAGGCCGTGCGCAAGAAGTCGGTGCGCCAGAAGCTCAACGCCATGGGCGTGGAGTTCAAGGGCAAGAACGTGCTGATCGTCGACGACTCGATCGTGCGCGGCACCACCTCGTTCGAGATCGTGCAGATGGCGCGCGACGCGGGCGCCAACAAGGTGATCTTCGCCTCGGCCGCTCCGCCGGTGAAGTACCCGAACGTGTACGGCATCGACATGCCGACGCGCAGCGAACTGGTGGCGCATGGCCGCACGCACGAAGAGATCGCGAAGATCATCGGCGCCGACAAGCTGGTGTACCAGGACGTGGAAGCGATGAAGCAGGCCGTACGCGACATCAATCCCGCGCTGAAGGACTTCGACGCTTCATGCTTCGACGGCCGCTACATCACCGGCGATATCGACGAGGCCTACCTGGAGCGCCTGGAAACGGCGCGCAGCCAGGCCGACCGCGAAGGCACCGGCGATATGGAGCGCTCGCAACTGCACCTGCAGCGTTCGGGCGGCAACGAGTAA
- a CDS encoding O-succinylhomoserine sulfhydrylase, with protein MNEPLNPESLGIDTLGVRAGTLRSEYMEHSEAMYLTSSFCFNSAAEAAERFANSEEGFTYSRFTNPTVSMFQSRLAALEGAESCMATASGMSAILSVVMSLLQAGDHLVSSRAIFGSTMTLFGNIFSKFGVETTFVDPGDLNAWRAAVRPTTKMFFLETPSNPLTEVADIAAVAEIAHDAGAQLVVDNCFCSPALQQPMKFGADIVVHSATKHIDGQGRVLGGAVVGSRDFIMGKVFPFVRTAGPTLSAFNAWVLLKGMETLAIRMERHSANALALAEFLESHPAVARVFHPALKSHPQHEIAMRQQSGGGAIVSFELKGATPEQQRANAWRVIDNTRLCSITGNLGDTRTTITHPYTTTHARVTPEAKAAAGVGEGLIRLAVGLESVADLKADLLRGLGE; from the coding sequence ATGAACGAACCGCTCAATCCTGAATCGCTTGGCATCGATACCCTCGGCGTGCGCGCCGGCACGCTGCGCAGCGAATACATGGAGCACTCCGAGGCGATGTACCTGACCTCGAGCTTCTGCTTCAACAGCGCCGCGGAAGCCGCCGAACGCTTCGCCAACTCGGAAGAGGGTTTCACCTATTCGCGCTTTACCAACCCCACGGTGTCGATGTTCCAGTCGCGCCTGGCGGCACTGGAAGGCGCGGAGTCCTGCATGGCGACCGCTTCGGGCATGAGCGCGATCCTGTCGGTGGTGATGTCGCTGCTGCAGGCGGGCGATCACCTGGTGAGCTCGCGCGCGATCTTCGGCTCGACCATGACGCTGTTCGGGAACATTTTCTCGAAGTTCGGCGTCGAGACCACCTTTGTCGATCCGGGCGACCTGAATGCATGGCGCGCGGCAGTGCGCCCGACCACGAAGATGTTCTTCCTGGAGACGCCGTCCAACCCGCTCACCGAAGTGGCCGACATTGCCGCCGTGGCCGAGATCGCGCACGATGCCGGCGCGCAGCTCGTCGTCGACAACTGCTTCTGTTCGCCGGCGCTGCAGCAGCCGATGAAGTTCGGCGCCGATATCGTGGTGCATTCGGCGACCAAGCATATCGACGGGCAGGGCCGCGTGCTCGGCGGTGCCGTAGTCGGTTCGCGCGACTTCATCATGGGCAAGGTATTCCCGTTCGTGCGTACCGCCGGCCCGACGCTGTCGGCGTTCAATGCCTGGGTGCTGCTCAAGGGCATGGAAACGCTGGCCATCCGCATGGAGCGGCATTCGGCCAACGCGCTCGCGCTGGCCGAATTCCTGGAATCGCACCCCGCCGTGGCGCGTGTATTCCACCCCGCGCTCAAGTCGCATCCGCAGCATGAGATCGCCATGCGCCAGCAGAGCGGCGGTGGCGCCATCGTGTCGTTCGAACTCAAGGGCGCCACGCCCGAGCAGCAGCGCGCGAATGCATGGCGCGTGATCGACAACACGCGGCTGTGCTCGATCACCGGCAACCTCGGCGACACGCGCACCACGATCACGCATCCGTACACGACCACGCACGCTCGCGTCACTCCCGAGGCCAAGGCGGCTGCGGGAGTTGGCGAAGGACTGATTCGACTGGCCGTGGGGCTGGAGTCGGTGGCCGACCTGAAGGCCGACCTGCTGCGCGGATTGGGCGAGTAA
- a CDS encoding ABC transporter permease yields MSEQDPRPEAATAETGHARGQAGGIELRQHYPQPLLPRNVRNWMMVWYRNYMVWKKLAIPSMIGNLADPMIYLFGLGLGLGLLVGQVHGVSYIAFLAAGTTASSVMMSASFESMYSAFSRMHVQRTWEAIMHAPLTLGDVVLGEILWAASKAVLSGLAIMLVAGALGYAHMPGALLALPVIVLAGIAFASLAMIVTALAPGYDFFMFYQTLVMTPMLLLSGVFFPLEQLPDGARAATNVLPLAHAVALIRPLMLGRPVDSIGLHLAVLAAYAIVALVLSLVLLRRRLLR; encoded by the coding sequence ATGAGCGAACAGGATCCGCGCCCGGAAGCGGCCACCGCAGAGACCGGCCACGCCCGCGGGCAGGCCGGCGGCATCGAACTGCGCCAGCACTATCCGCAGCCGCTGCTGCCGCGCAACGTGCGCAACTGGATGATGGTCTGGTACCGCAACTACATGGTGTGGAAGAAGCTGGCCATCCCGTCGATGATCGGCAACCTGGCCGACCCGATGATCTACCTGTTCGGCCTTGGCCTCGGGCTCGGCCTGCTGGTCGGGCAGGTGCACGGCGTCTCGTACATCGCCTTCCTTGCGGCCGGCACCACGGCATCGAGCGTGATGATGTCGGCCAGCTTCGAGTCGATGTACTCGGCGTTCTCGCGCATGCACGTGCAGCGCACCTGGGAGGCGATCATGCATGCGCCGCTGACGCTCGGCGACGTGGTGCTCGGGGAGATCCTGTGGGCGGCCAGCAAGGCCGTGCTGTCGGGGCTGGCCATCATGCTGGTGGCGGGCGCGCTCGGCTATGCGCACATGCCGGGCGCGCTGCTGGCGCTGCCGGTGATCGTGCTGGCGGGCATCGCCTTCGCCAGCCTGGCGATGATCGTGACGGCGCTGGCCCCTGGCTATGACTTCTTCATGTTCTACCAGACGCTGGTCATGACGCCGATGCTGCTGCTCTCAGGCGTTTTCTTTCCACTGGAGCAATTGCCGGACGGTGCGCGTGCTGCCACCAATGTCCTGCCTCTGGCGCATGCGGTGGCGCTGATCCGGCCGCTCATGCTGGGCCGTCCGGTTGACAGCATCGGCCTGCATCTCGCCGTGCTGGCCGCCTACGCCATTGTCGCGCTGGTACTTTCGCTGGTACTGTTGCGGCGCCGCTTGCTGCGCTGA
- the nodI gene encoding nodulation factor ABC transporter ATP-binding protein NodI: protein MTAILELRKVRKQYGDTVVVNDLDLQVHRGQCFGLLGPNGAGKTTTLRLLLGLTTPAGGSLTLCGEPIPERAPQARMRVGVVPQFDNLDPDFSVIENLRIFGRYFGLSSAVIEQRVPALLEFARLESRANAQVRDLSGGMRRRLTVARALINDPDLLIMDEPTTGLDPQARHLIWERLKSLMASGKTILLTTHFMEEAERLCNYLCVIDGGRKIAEGKPHELIDSQIGCDVVEVYGDELDTLRDSLTPLAERTEMSGETLFCYVREPAPLLAALHGKSGVRYLHRPANLEDVFLKLTGREMRD, encoded by the coding sequence TTGACTGCCATCCTCGAGTTGCGCAAGGTGCGCAAGCAATATGGTGATACGGTCGTCGTCAACGACCTGGACCTGCAGGTGCACCGGGGCCAATGCTTCGGGCTGCTCGGGCCAAACGGTGCTGGCAAGACCACCACGCTGCGGCTGCTGCTGGGCCTGACCACGCCGGCAGGCGGCTCGCTGACGCTCTGCGGCGAGCCCATTCCCGAGCGCGCACCGCAGGCACGCATGCGCGTGGGCGTGGTGCCGCAATTCGACAACCTCGACCCGGATTTCTCGGTCATCGAGAACCTGCGCATCTTCGGCCGTTACTTCGGCCTGTCCTCGGCGGTGATCGAGCAGCGGGTGCCGGCCCTGCTTGAATTCGCGCGGCTCGAGAGCCGTGCCAATGCGCAGGTGCGCGACTTGTCCGGCGGCATGCGCCGGCGCCTGACCGTGGCGCGCGCGCTGATCAACGACCCCGACCTGCTGATCATGGACGAGCCCACCACCGGGCTCGACCCGCAGGCCCGTCACCTGATCTGGGAACGGCTCAAGTCGCTGATGGCCAGCGGCAAGACCATCCTGCTGACCACGCACTTCATGGAAGAGGCCGAGCGCCTGTGCAACTACCTGTGCGTGATCGACGGCGGCCGCAAGATTGCCGAAGGCAAGCCGCACGAGTTGATCGACAGCCAGATCGGGTGCGACGTGGTCGAGGTCTACGGCGATGAGCTGGACACGCTGCGCGACAGCCTGACACCGCTGGCCGAGCGTACCGAGATGAGCGGCGAGACGCTCTTCTGCTATGTGCGCGAGCCCGCCCCGCTGCTGGCCGCCCTGCACGGCAAGAGCGGCGTACGTTACCTGCACCGGCCGGCCAACCTCGAGGATGTGTTCCTCAAGCTGACCGGCCGCGAGATGAGGGACTGA
- the rpsU gene encoding 30S ribosomal protein S21, which translates to MTKIVLKPGEPVEVAMRRFRRSILQTGLIVELKSRTAYEKPTTERKRKKKAAEARLRKRLRMQMLPKKLY; encoded by the coding sequence TTGACCAAGATCGTCTTGAAACCCGGTGAGCCGGTTGAAGTTGCAATGCGTCGCTTCCGTCGCTCGATCCTGCAGACTGGCCTGATCGTCGAACTGAAGAGCCGCACCGCCTACGAAAAGCCCACGACCGAGCGCAAGCGCAAGAAGAAGGCTGCCGAAGCGCGCCTGCGCAAGCGCCTGCGCATGCAGATGCTGCCGAAGAAGCTCTACTGA
- the kdpF gene encoding K(+)-transporting ATPase subunit F: MDWADLLSAALAALIFIYLLIALFRPEKF; the protein is encoded by the coding sequence ATGGATTGGGCTGACCTGCTGAGCGCCGCCCTGGCCGCGCTGATTTTCATCTACCTCCTGATTGCGCTGTTCCGCCCGGAGAAATTCTGA